One Chordicoccus furentiruminis DNA window includes the following coding sequences:
- the rpsB gene encoding 30S ribosomal protein S2, producing the protein MSVISMKQLLEAGVHFGHQTRRWNPKMKPYIYTERNGIYIIDLQKTVGMIDDAYNAVGDIAAKGGKILFVGTKKQAQDAIRTEATRCGMYYVNERWLGGMLTNFRTIQSRIKRMKEIEEMAENGTFDVLPKKEVLNLKKEHEKLEKNLGGIREMKKLPDAIFVVDPKKERICVQEAHALHIPLIGICDTNCDPEELTYVIPGNDDAIRAVKLIVSRMADAVVEANQGQMEADASDVPAEGYVAYPDEDAKDAE; encoded by the coding sequence ATGAGTGTGATTTCCATGAAGCAGCTGCTCGAAGCCGGCGTCCATTTCGGTCATCAGACCAGAAGATGGAATCCGAAAATGAAGCCGTACATTTACACGGAGCGCAACGGCATCTACATCATCGACCTCCAGAAGACGGTCGGTATGATCGATGATGCCTACAACGCGGTGGGCGACATTGCGGCCAAGGGCGGAAAGATTCTTTTCGTCGGAACGAAGAAGCAGGCGCAGGATGCGATCCGCACCGAGGCGACCCGCTGCGGCATGTATTATGTCAATGAGAGATGGCTTGGCGGTATGCTGACCAACTTCCGCACGATCCAGAGCCGGATCAAGAGAATGAAGGAAATCGAGGAGATGGCCGAGAACGGCACCTTTGATGTCCTGCCGAAGAAGGAAGTGCTCAATCTGAAGAAAGAGCACGAGAAGCTGGAGAAGAATCTCGGCGGTATCCGCGAGATGAAGAAGCTTCCGGACGCAATCTTTGTGGTCGACCCGAAGAAGGAACGTATCTGCGTGCAGGAAGCTCACGCTCTTCATATTCCGCTGATCGGTATCTGCGACACCAACTGCGATCCGGAGGAGCTGACATACGTGATCCCGGGCAACGACGACGCGATCCGTGCGGTTAAGCTCATTGTCTCCAGAATGGCGGACGCGGTCGTGGAAGCGAACCAGGGCCAGATGGAGGCTGATGCCTCCGACGTTCCGGCGGAAGGGTATGTGGCGTATCCGGATGAGGACGCGAAGGACGCCGAGTAA
- a CDS encoding HAD hydrolase-like protein, which yields MWNTVLFDLDGTLTDSGEGIINCVAYALKKEFSIETEHPEELRVFVGPPLKEMFMEYAHLNGAEADRAVAAYRERYTAKGIFENRLYDGIAPMLSALRQQHFTLALASSKPEHFCREILRYFGIEGYFTEVVGSEMNGGRTKKADVIEEALRRLGMSEHRDEVVIVGDRSYDIDGAGQAGIASIGVTYGYGSRAELEKAWPDCIVDTPQEIVNVLIGQARAETPSGGERTAGGTRAAGEAEVSEASVPGDSGDWCCFTDPVTGRRKDARRTGVTLTGDGSVLFRIWRVIYPLLLDECVSYLIAMAAAAVIAVSRHGIGYQEAYLANGLWITGLADAVLIPVFFLLLRGDERRRRARGENFRIPIRRSFPLPRLLEVAVYSICVSETIGFFTSMIRVEDDSYRTIEQIFGSSGLAAQVLVLVIIGPVMEELLFRGLIYRRIRDCLGVGWAAVLSGICFGIAHGNLTQGVYAALFGMVLALIYEHFGTLRSSVTAHIANNAFSVFGPMFLPNMDPAASGLMLFAFMVLTAVISIHLFGENGRPNVV from the coding sequence ATGTGGAATACGGTACTGTTTGATCTCGACGGAACGCTTACGGATTCCGGCGAAGGGATTATCAACTGCGTGGCCTACGCGCTGAAGAAGGAGTTTTCGATCGAGACGGAGCATCCTGAAGAACTCCGTGTCTTCGTGGGGCCTCCTCTGAAGGAGATGTTCATGGAATATGCGCATCTGAACGGGGCGGAGGCGGACCGGGCCGTAGCGGCGTACCGTGAACGCTATACTGCGAAAGGGATCTTTGAAAACAGGCTCTATGACGGGATCGCGCCGATGCTGTCGGCTCTCAGACAGCAGCATTTCACACTGGCTCTTGCCTCTTCAAAGCCGGAGCATTTCTGCAGGGAAATCCTGAGGTATTTCGGAATCGAAGGGTATTTCACGGAGGTGGTCGGCAGTGAGATGAACGGAGGCCGGACGAAGAAGGCGGATGTCATCGAAGAGGCCCTCAGGCGGCTGGGCATGTCGGAGCATCGGGATGAAGTTGTCATCGTCGGGGACCGGAGCTATGACATTGATGGCGCGGGACAGGCGGGGATTGCGTCGATCGGCGTCACGTACGGCTACGGGAGCCGGGCAGAGCTGGAAAAGGCATGGCCCGACTGCATCGTGGATACGCCTCAGGAAATTGTGAATGTGCTTATCGGTCAGGCCAGGGCGGAGACCCCATCCGGAGGAGAGAGGACAGCGGGCGGGACACGCGCAGCCGGCGAGGCGGAAGTGAGCGAAGCATCGGTTCCGGGAGACAGCGGGGATTGGTGCTGCTTCACGGATCCCGTTACAGGGAGGAGAAAAGACGCACGCAGAACCGGCGTCACACTGACAGGAGACGGGTCTGTTCTGTTCCGGATCTGGCGCGTGATCTATCCGCTTCTGCTGGATGAGTGTGTCAGCTATCTGATCGCGATGGCGGCCGCGGCTGTCATCGCGGTATCGCGGCACGGGATCGGTTATCAGGAGGCTTATCTGGCGAACGGACTCTGGATTACGGGACTGGCGGACGCGGTTCTGATTCCGGTCTTCTTCCTTCTGCTGAGAGGGGATGAACGGAGAAGGAGAGCCCGGGGAGAGAATTTCCGGATTCCGATCCGCCGCTCCTTCCCGCTGCCCCGCCTTCTTGAGGTGGCAGTCTACTCCATCTGCGTCAGCGAGACGATCGGCTTCTTCACCAGCATGATCCGTGTCGAGGATGATTCCTACCGTACGATCGAGCAGATTTTCGGGTCGTCGGGGCTGGCTGCGCAGGTGCTGGTTCTGGTGATCATCGGCCCTGTCATGGAAGAACTGCTGTTCCGGGGACTGATTTACAGACGGATCCGGGACTGCCTCGGCGTCGGGTGGGCCGCCGTCCTGAGCGGAATCTGCTTCGGGATCGCGCACGGCAATCTCACGCAGGGCGTCTATGCGGCGCTGTTCGGTATGGTGCTGGCTCTGATCTATGAGCATTTCGGGACGCTTCGCTCATCCGTGACGGCTCATATCGCGAACAATGCGTTTTCCGTCTTCGGCCCGATGTTCCTTCCGAATATGGACCCGGCGGCCTCCGGGCTTATGCTCTTCGCGTTTATGGTTCTGACGGCGGTGATCTCGATTCATCTGTTCGGTGAGAACGGACGGCCGAACGTGGTCTGA
- a CDS encoding N-acetylmuramoyl-L-alanine amidase family protein → MRNRRSRIVLKLIAVLILAGIVVLAGYGYRFSRQLRTRKNTETAASTTEGGPGTADALNGRSDAENSASASDSRPASEETSDGTDPDEAARTGQMLSEQTKAANQKNAEILKGLISAAVPDVSRYASAVRGAKKGGASRVVCLDPAHQASEMTETEAIGPGLDERSQQMTVGAQGAATGTYGYEINLQIALKLREELQRRGYTVVMTRESNDAELSEKQRTRTAFLSGADILVHITSESSEDTSLSGIQAIEPTYESPSLSNSLVSSSQALAEDLLGALVSQTGRPSLGTADGDGLTEMNWAEVPVTTIVLGYLSNAEDEQFLISAAGQSQTVTGLANGIDAWFASGGAGKTDQTADTGSGTEAAAG, encoded by the coding sequence ATGCGGAACAGGAGATCCAGAATCGTCCTGAAGCTGATCGCCGTGCTGATCCTTGCGGGAATCGTCGTTCTCGCCGGCTATGGGTATCGTTTCAGCAGGCAGCTTCGGACCCGGAAGAATACGGAGACGGCCGCTTCGACAACGGAAGGGGGACCGGGAACGGCGGACGCCCTGAACGGACGTTCGGATGCGGAGAACAGTGCTTCTGCGTCGGACAGCAGGCCGGCTTCCGAAGAAACATCAGACGGCACGGATCCCGATGAGGCGGCCCGGACCGGACAGATGCTGAGCGAACAGACGAAGGCGGCAAACCAGAAGAACGCGGAGATTCTGAAGGGCCTGATTTCAGCGGCCGTTCCGGATGTCAGCCGTTACGCCTCGGCTGTCCGGGGCGCGAAGAAGGGCGGCGCGAGCCGGGTCGTCTGTCTCGATCCGGCTCATCAGGCTTCGGAGATGACGGAGACGGAGGCCATCGGGCCGGGCCTTGACGAGCGATCACAGCAGATGACGGTGGGCGCACAGGGCGCAGCGACCGGAACATACGGGTATGAGATCAATCTGCAGATTGCGCTGAAGCTGCGGGAAGAGCTGCAGCGGAGAGGTTATACGGTCGTGATGACGAGAGAATCGAATGACGCGGAGCTGAGCGAGAAGCAGCGTACGCGGACGGCTTTTCTGTCCGGAGCGGATATCCTGGTTCACATCACTTCTGAGAGCAGTGAGGACACATCTCTAAGCGGCATTCAGGCTATCGAACCGACCTATGAGAGCCCATCGCTCTCGAACAGTCTGGTTTCTTCAAGCCAGGCGCTGGCGGAGGACCTGCTTGGCGCACTTGTCTCCCAGACCGGCCGTCCGTCTCTGGGGACAGCGGACGGTGACGGCCTCACCGAGATGAACTGGGCGGAGGTTCCGGTGACGACGATTGTGCTCGGCTATCTTTCCAACGCGGAGGACGAGCAGTTTCTGATCAGTGCGGCGGGCCAGAGTCAGACTGTGACAGGACTGGCGAACGGCATTGATGCGTGGTTCGCTTCCGGCGGCGCGGGAAAGACGGATCAGACGGCGGACACCGGAAGCGGAACGGAAGCGGCGGCGGGCTGA
- the argS gene encoding arginine--tRNA ligase, with product MNKLTDILDEAMGDAFERAGYDRTLGHVMVSDRPDLGEYQCNGALAAAKTYHKAPFLIAEDVVAALTDCAERPFTAEVVKPGFLNLRVAPAFLADYLKEMAADPDLAIQKVEKPKKIVLDYGGPNVAKPLHVGHLRSAVIGECLKRLCRAVGDEVLADVHLGDWGLQMGLIITEMRRRHPEFPYFSEGAAEYPEEAPFTISDLEEIYPFASAKSKEDDSYREEALEATHELQEGRPGYRALWKTILDLSVADLKRNYARLNVSFDLWKSESDAQPYIPAMIEDLKTRGIAHYDQGALVVDVEEPTDRRKVPPCIVLKSDGASLYSTTDIATIVERMKLFHPDEIIYVVDKRQSMHFVQVFRTVRKAGIVGEDTQLVHVGFGTMNGKDGKPFKTREGGVMRLSSLLDEIEEKMKEKIKENRNVRTEDADRTAEQVALAAVKYGDLSNQASKDYVFDVDKFTSFEGNTGPYILYTIVRIKSILEKAEKEGMQPADDSLILPPDDKVTKALMLDLTDFGAMIREAYEELAPHRICSYIYQLSNDFNRFYHETKILAEPDDAKRASYIALLDVTKRVLERSIRILGFEAPDHM from the coding sequence ATGAACAAACTGACGGATATTCTTGATGAAGCGATGGGGGACGCGTTTGAAAGGGCCGGCTATGACCGGACGCTCGGACATGTAATGGTTTCCGACAGGCCGGATCTGGGGGAATATCAGTGCAACGGCGCGCTCGCTGCGGCGAAGACCTACCATAAGGCGCCGTTTCTGATCGCGGAGGATGTGGTGGCCGCCTTGACGGATTGCGCCGAGAGGCCGTTTACGGCGGAGGTGGTGAAGCCCGGATTCCTGAATCTCCGGGTGGCGCCGGCCTTTCTTGCGGATTATCTGAAGGAAATGGCGGCTGATCCGGATCTGGCGATTCAGAAGGTGGAAAAGCCGAAGAAGATCGTTCTCGATTACGGCGGACCGAACGTGGCAAAGCCGCTGCATGTGGGACATCTTCGTTCGGCGGTGATCGGCGAGTGTCTGAAGCGCCTCTGCCGGGCGGTCGGGGATGAAGTGCTGGCTGACGTGCATCTGGGAGACTGGGGTCTTCAGATGGGACTCATCATCACGGAGATGCGCCGCAGACATCCCGAGTTTCCGTATTTTTCGGAGGGAGCGGCGGAGTATCCGGAGGAGGCGCCGTTCACCATCTCGGATCTGGAGGAAATTTATCCTTTCGCTTCCGCCAAGTCGAAGGAGGACGACTCCTACAGAGAGGAAGCGCTTGAGGCAACCCATGAGCTTCAGGAAGGCCGTCCCGGATACCGCGCGCTCTGGAAGACGATTCTGGATCTTTCGGTAGCAGATCTGAAGCGAAATTACGCAAGGCTGAACGTGTCTTTCGACCTCTGGAAGTCCGAGTCCGATGCGCAGCCGTATATCCCGGCGATGATAGAAGATCTGAAGACCCGCGGCATCGCGCACTACGATCAGGGCGCGCTGGTCGTTGACGTAGAGGAGCCGACCGACCGCAGGAAAGTTCCCCCCTGCATCGTACTGAAATCGGACGGCGCTTCTCTTTACAGCACGACCGATATCGCGACAATCGTGGAACGGATGAAGCTGTTTCATCCGGATGAAATTATCTATGTGGTGGACAAGCGTCAGAGCATGCACTTCGTCCAGGTGTTCCGGACCGTCCGGAAGGCGGGCATTGTCGGAGAGGACACGCAGCTTGTCCATGTGGGATTCGGGACGATGAACGGAAAGGACGGCAAGCCCTTCAAGACGAGGGAAGGCGGCGTGATGCGGCTTTCCTCTCTCCTCGACGAGATTGAGGAGAAAATGAAGGAGAAGATAAAGGAGAACCGCAACGTCCGTACGGAAGATGCGGACAGGACCGCGGAGCAGGTTGCTCTCGCCGCCGTCAAGTACGGAGATCTCTCGAATCAGGCATCCAAGGACTATGTCTTCGATGTCGATAAATTTACGTCGTTTGAGGGAAATACGGGCCCGTATATCCTCTATACGATCGTCCGTATCAAGTCGATTCTCGAAAAAGCGGAAAAGGAAGGCATGCAGCCGGCTGACGATTCCCTGATTCTGCCGCCGGATGACAAGGTGACCAAGGCGCTGATGCTGGATCTTACCGATTTCGGAGCGATGATCCGGGAGGCTTATGAGGAACTGGCGCCGCACAGGATCTGCAGCTATATTTATCAGCTTTCCAACGATTTCAACCGGTTCTACCATGAGACGAAGATCCTTGCCGAACCGGATGACGCGAAGCGTGCTTCGTATATTGCCCTGCTGGATGTCACGAAGCGCGTACTGGAGAGGAGCATCCGGATTCTCGGCTTTGAAGCGCCGGATCATATGTGA